Proteins encoded by one window of Methanobacterium sp.:
- the serA gene encoding phosphoglycerate dehydrogenase: MNKKKVIIADQINEKGIDELKEVAEVVVDTDITQEQLIDTIKDFDAIIVRSRTKVTRDVIEAADKLKIIARAGVGVDNVDMEAATEKGIMVVNAPESTSITVAEHAMGLILALARKISIADKSVKEGKWEKSRFMGIELAGKTLGIIGMGRIGSQVASRCKAFGMEILVNDPYITEEAASKLGARIVDKETLLKDADVITIHVPLTPETKHSISKNEFDLMKENAFIINCARGGIIKEDDLYDALKSCKIGGAGLDVFENEPPEGSPLLELDNLVATPHIGASTKEAQRDAAIIVANEVKKVFMEQAPKNVLNMPVLDPETFQAIKPYLLLAEKLADLLIQAAKGNITEVDITYCGELADFPRVDVLNRTVLKEMLNSILTEPVNMINAPTIAKKRGIVITESKRSEAEGYRSMMKVKIKSEEGEMSIEGTAVEEPRIVRIDKYWVNVKPEGTMIITRYQDLPGTIGTIGTKLGEHNINIAKMQVGRQKPGGEAVMVLTVDNKVPPKVIEEIRALEHVYDSVYVQL, from the coding sequence ATGAATAAAAAGAAGGTAATTATAGCTGATCAAATTAACGAAAAAGGAATAGATGAACTTAAAGAAGTTGCAGAAGTGGTTGTTGATACTGATATTACACAGGAGCAATTAATTGACACAATTAAAGACTTCGATGCCATAATTGTTCGAAGCAGAACCAAAGTAACCCGCGATGTAATAGAAGCTGCAGACAAGTTAAAAATAATAGCAAGAGCAGGTGTAGGCGTAGATAATGTAGATATGGAAGCAGCCACAGAAAAAGGTATAATGGTGGTTAATGCACCAGAATCAACTTCAATAACTGTTGCAGAGCATGCAATGGGGCTAATACTGGCTCTTGCAAGGAAGATTTCAATAGCAGATAAATCAGTAAAGGAAGGTAAATGGGAAAAAAGCAGATTTATGGGTATTGAACTTGCTGGTAAAACCCTGGGTATTATAGGTATGGGTAGAATCGGTAGCCAGGTAGCCAGTCGATGTAAAGCTTTTGGCATGGAGATACTGGTTAACGACCCATATATAACAGAAGAGGCCGCTTCCAAGCTGGGGGCAAGAATTGTAGACAAAGAAACACTCCTAAAAGATGCAGATGTCATTACAATTCACGTTCCTCTAACTCCAGAAACAAAACACTCCATATCTAAAAATGAATTTGATCTCATGAAAGAAAACGCCTTTATAATAAACTGTGCCAGAGGAGGTATCATTAAAGAAGATGACCTTTATGACGCACTTAAATCCTGTAAAATTGGAGGTGCAGGATTGGATGTATTTGAAAACGAACCTCCTGAAGGCAGCCCTCTTTTAGAACTGGATAATTTAGTTGCAACACCACATATAGGCGCATCAACTAAAGAAGCGCAGAGAGATGCTGCAATCATAGTTGCCAATGAAGTAAAAAAGGTATTCATGGAACAGGCCCCTAAAAATGTTTTAAACATGCCCGTTTTAGATCCAGAGACATTCCAGGCAATTAAACCTTATTTACTGCTTGCTGAAAAACTGGCCGACTTGCTTATCCAGGCTGCAAAAGGAAACATCACTGAAGTTGATATAACCTATTGTGGTGAATTAGCAGACTTCCCGAGAGTAGATGTACTGAACAGGACTGTATTAAAAGAAATGTTAAATTCAATCCTTACTGAACCTGTAAACATGATAAATGCACCTACAATTGCCAAAAAGAGAGGTATTGTCATAACAGAGAGCAAAAGAAGTGAAGCAGAAGGCTACAGAAGTATGATGAAGGTTAAAATTAAATCTGAAGAAGGAGAAATGAGCATTGAAGGTACAGCAGTAGAGGAACCAAGAATAGTTAGGATTGATAAATACTGGGTAAACGTAAAACCAGAAGGAACAATGATAATAACAAGATATCAGGATTTACCAGGGACTATTGGTACAATAGGCACAAAACTTGGAGAACACAACATAAATATAGCTAAAATGCAGGTAGGCAGGCAAAAACCGGGTGGCGAAGCCGTAATGGTACTAACAGTGGATAATAAAGTCCCTCCAAAGGTAATTGAAGAGATTAGAGCATTAGAGCACGTATATGACTCTGTATATGTTCAATTGTGA
- a CDS encoding trehalose-6-phosphate synthase, with amino-acid sequence MEDFLKDKNLIVASNRGPIEFYIKNGKREVKRGAGGLVSTLLPFMATFNGTWVASAMTEGDRVVAGGYEKCLVPIPEENPEFCVSFVVVDPEIYEAYYSVISNPLLWFVQHYMWNTPYVPVIDDNTHKAWHDSYVYVNKMFAERIIEEAETDERKPLIMIQDYHLYTCPGYIREKMDDIFLSHFIHIPWPQSEYFSILPEYMQEAIVKGLLSNDILGFHLKKYAMNFLYTCEPYVEKVDYDSSKIWHDGRVISVNNYPISVDCKKLIENAKSSEVIQKEELIKQIKGDCFLIYRTDRADLSKNINRGFMAYELFLQKHPEFHGKVKFLSTGMPTRQQIKEYCDYRDENYNIIDSINERYSKDGWKPIEHVFKADYSLVTAAFKHYDCLLVNPIVDGMNIVAKEGPIVNENNGVLIMSNGAGSYEELKDYSIIVNAYDISQTADAIYRAITMSQEERSRLIQGLKKIVNERNVYIWMQEQFKDIKKHY; translated from the coding sequence ATAGAGGATTTTTTAAAGGATAAAAATCTGATTGTAGCATCAAACCGGGGCCCTATCGAATTTTATATTAAAAATGGAAAAAGAGAAGTTAAAAGAGGTGCTGGAGGGCTAGTATCCACTCTTCTTCCATTTATGGCCACTTTTAACGGCACATGGGTTGCAAGTGCCATGACAGAAGGAGATAGAGTAGTAGCTGGAGGATATGAAAAATGTCTGGTGCCTATTCCTGAAGAAAACCCTGAATTTTGCGTTTCTTTTGTAGTTGTGGATCCAGAAATATATGAAGCCTATTACAGCGTGATCAGTAATCCCTTACTCTGGTTTGTCCAGCATTACATGTGGAATACGCCCTATGTACCAGTAATTGATGATAATACCCATAAAGCATGGCATGATAGTTATGTATATGTAAATAAAATGTTTGCAGAAAGAATAATTGAAGAAGCAGAAACTGATGAAAGAAAGCCGCTTATCATGATACAGGATTACCACCTTTACACCTGCCCTGGATATATTCGAGAGAAAATGGATGATATCTTTTTAAGCCACTTTATACATATTCCATGGCCACAATCCGAATATTTCAGTATTTTACCTGAATATATGCAGGAAGCAATCGTTAAAGGGCTTTTATCCAATGACATTCTTGGATTCCATCTGAAAAAATATGCAATGAATTTCCTTTACACCTGCGAACCATATGTAGAAAAAGTGGATTATGATAGTAGCAAGATATGGCACGATGGTCGTGTTATTTCTGTAAATAATTATCCTATATCCGTTGATTGTAAAAAACTTATAGAAAATGCTAAAAGCAGTGAAGTAATCCAAAAAGAAGAGTTAATTAAACAGATCAAAGGAGATTGTTTCCTGATATACAGAACAGATAGGGCGGACCTGAGTAAAAATATAAACAGAGGATTTATGGCCTACGAGTTGTTCTTACAAAAACATCCAGAATTCCACGGTAAAGTCAAGTTTTTATCCACTGGAATGCCAACAAGACAGCAGATCAAGGAATACTGTGATTATAGAGATGAAAATTATAACATAATTGATTCAATTAATGAAAGATACTCCAAAGACGGGTGGAAACCAATAGAACATGTTTTTAAGGCTGATTACAGCCTCGTAACGGCCGCATTCAAACATTACGATTGTCTTCTTGTAAATCCAATTGTAGATGGCATGAATATTGTGGCAAAAGAAGGACCTATAGTAAACGAAAATAACGGCGTTCTGATCATGTCAAACGGAGCAGGTTCCTATGAAGAACTTAAGGATTATTCCATTATCGTGAATGCTTATGATATCTCACAGACAGCAGATGCCATTTATAGAGCCATTACAATGAGCCAGGAAGAAAGATCAAGACTGATTCAGGGCCTTAAAAAGATAGTTAATGAAAGAAACGTTTATATTTGGATGCAGGAACAGTTTAAAGATATTAAGAAACATTACTGA
- a CDS encoding Mov34/MPN/PAD-1 family protein encodes MKLKNILGKILGTDKLQFEKVHIEEEVIDEIINIAKESYPNEFVALLEGRVEDETLRISGLIFLPSDVSNEGAVMQVFMQPLTLNSLGSVHSHPGYSASPSSADLEFFASKGVFHMIIAEPYTRESIMAYDSWGNVVNFRVI; translated from the coding sequence ATGAAGCTTAAAAACATCCTTGGCAAAATTCTAGGAACCGATAAGCTCCAGTTTGAGAAAGTGCACATTGAAGAAGAAGTTATAGATGAAATTATTAATATTGCAAAGGAATCCTATCCAAATGAATTTGTTGCACTCCTTGAAGGTAGAGTGGAAGATGAAACACTGCGAATAAGTGGATTGATATTTCTTCCATCGGATGTGTCCAATGAAGGAGCTGTTATGCAAGTTTTCATGCAGCCCCTAACCCTTAATTCTTTAGGATCAGTTCACAGTCATCCCGGCTACAGTGCAAGCCCCTCAAGCGCTGATTTAGAATTTTTTGCTTCAAAAGGCGTTTTTCATATGATAATTGCCGAACCATACACCAGAGAAAGCATTATGGCTTATGATAGCTGGGGAAATGTGGTTAATTTTAGAGTTATTTAG
- a CDS encoding tRNA(His) guanylyltransferase Thg1 family protein: MKECEIFSSLKVPCGSKIVVRVDGRKFSNLSGDLGLEKPYDEHFKDLIIETSKDFFKEFNPSFIYTFSDEINILLSEIPFNGRIEKLDSVFASFISGSFTKNIFNTEKSIKKPISFDSRIIPLQKAGVVEYFKERQNEAWRNCINGYAYWTLREEFSKKEATGILKKKKSNELHDILFKRRINLAELPAWQRRGIGIYKKEVMIEGYNPLEKKKTQSMRKRVYVDYNLPIFNADFFYKFM, encoded by the coding sequence GTTGTAAGGGTAGATGGCAGGAAATTTTCCAATTTATCAGGAGATCTTGGACTTGAAAAACCCTATGATGAACATTTCAAGGATTTAATCATTGAAACCTCAAAAGATTTCTTCAAAGAGTTTAATCCGTCATTTATTTATACATTCTCTGACGAAATAAACATTCTTCTTTCTGAAATTCCATTTAATGGAAGAATTGAGAAATTAGACTCTGTTTTTGCAAGTTTTATATCGGGTAGTTTCACAAAAAACATTTTTAACACGGAAAAATCAATTAAAAAACCAATTTCATTCGATTCACGAATAATTCCCCTCCAAAAAGCTGGTGTTGTTGAATACTTTAAGGAACGGCAGAATGAAGCATGGAGGAACTGCATCAATGGATACGCCTATTGGACGCTTAGAGAAGAGTTTTCTAAAAAAGAGGCCACAGGAATTTTAAAAAAGAAAAAAAGTAATGAGCTCCACGATATTTTATTTAAAAGGCGAATAAATCTTGCTGAACTTCCAGCATGGCAAAGAAGAGGTATTGGAATTTATAAAAAAGAAGTAATGATTGAAGGGTATAATCCATTAGAAAAGAAAAAAACACAATCCATGCGAAAAAGGGTTTATGTAGATTATAATCTACCAATTTTCAATGCAGATTTTTTTTATAAATTCATGTAA